The Venturia canescens isolate UGA chromosome 4, ASM1945775v1, whole genome shotgun sequence genomic interval aaaaataacctCCGCACGATCGTACGACCTCAGTATAATTAAACAGTGGATATCTTCGCCGTGTTGGTATACTTTCCGAGAGTGTGTTCAACAAATCCAGATAGAGGGGAGTTGAGGGAACTacgaaatttcgataaaagcaTTGGCGTTGTGAAAGTTCTAGAAAATGAACCCGGAAATAAcctcaaaacttttttcaccgACACGTGTGTTTAGGAGACGGAACCTTTTTCTCGTTCGACGAATACCACAGTCCGGAAAAATGTGGACGCTTAAAATGTTTATGGCTCGTTAGAATATCGTGTGTTGTGGAGAGTAAATGCACCATTGGAAATTGGATTGATCTGAGAGAGTTTCCGTCTCAAATTGCTCGAAGGTCGGAGTGACGCGTGTAACGTCGTCGTTCATAACTCTGTCAACATTATTACTTACATTATTTGTTTTGAGGTTATGCATACTCATCgtttttcaatgcttttttcCGTCAGTTTCAACTACGTCGGACCGAACAGGTACATTATAACtcgattcgaaataaaaacacaTTTTAATTTGTTCGACGTATGGTATAATCGTTGCGTTGCATCGTCGTACGGAGGCtcgcgttttttattttctattcgcATTCATGATTGATACTATTCCGTAACTACATTGAAATATTGTACGTGGACTCgttaaattcgaaaatattctcAGATTTTTTGTTCCTCAGTCACTCCAGTATTTATTCGACGTTATTTTTTGTGATGATTGAATTGAACTTTCcgcgaccattgatttccatgattttaaaGTTTCCACTCAATTTATCGATCCCATTAATCATCATCGCATTTTACCGCTGCGAACTTTATTGTCAGCTACGACAATTGCtcgttgaaaataacgatgacACGAGAGCGCTCTCGTTGAATGACAGCCTGTGTTTTTTCACAGCCGGAAAGCTTTGAACCGAATGTTGCGTTTACTCTATCAAAAAGTTGCTTGATGCGTCCGAATGGACAGTCATTTAGAGACGTGTGTACACATCCGTATCCAGGGAGCACCGCAAGGGAGTGTAACGGCCAGTGACGTTATTTTCTCCTCGGAAAACTCGGATGAGTCATCGCGGcagtaaaaattatttgagtAATTGTTTGACCGAAGCTCTATTGATAAAGAGCGTTAACCCGTGAGTCGTTGCGCGCCACGAGacgtttttttgaaatttttttatcgaaacggTGGTGCCTCGAGCACGTCAAAAGCGCGCGAACATTTGAATCTCTTTTCGCCTTCAAACTTATTCTTCGTCACATGCGGAGGcttttaaaaatcattaagGCCAACACCAATTACCGGGGGAGATCAAATCGTCAgaaattaccaaaatttttaCTGTTTCGACTACATTTCGATTGTTCACCGAGAATTTAAAGGCATTTGAAGAATCAATGAATTCGTCTGTGACCCCGTTCTTCGGCCGAGATGAGCAACTTCTTCCATTTAATCGTCGTTCTCCGGCTTGGCCCTGAACGATAAATTCCTAGCAATAAGTACCGATTGATTGGTTCAAATAGACAATGCGCCGTCGAtcgactctctctctccatttcattcttttcgttactGTGACTATACGCTATTTTTGTTATGAACTTTCTTAACttatattatttcttttctctGTTATTCTTTaagataattttattttttaatttcttttttttactgttctttcttatttttcgatgCAACACccgcatttttctttttctctgtttgtatttttctctttctttgttTTAATTGTACGAtttattttgacttttttttatgaccttaTTTACTGTTGCTATTGCCTCAGAGACTTGGCTTGAGGCATAAATACATTTGATCGATCAATCTCCTCCGAGTGATCACAGATTCGTTGCATACTCCGGATAATAACTGAGAACTATTCTTCATACGTTCTTCCACCTACGAGTCCCAGTTTCTCGAAAGCTCACGCACGCTCACTTTCTCCGTCAGCATTATTTGTAGCGACGAACAAGACTAAGTAAGACACTAATTGAGtgctttattttcattttctttatgtttGTAGGTCGTACTTGCTCTAATTTTCGTTGAACTTAATTATAGGCCACCCACGCAGGCGTATCGCCCCGCTTAATCTTCCCAGCTTGATTACAATGTCAGCTCGTTGTTTAAAATGACTATTCGTCAGGGGGAGTCTTCCCAGCGAGGAGTGTTTTCATTCCAACGTTCTCCGATCGATCGCTCTTCCCTGCTTCGCCTTTGACCGATTGAGTTTTCAATGACTGGCGAACGAATGAGggagtttttaaaaatcccCGCGGAACCGAATACTGCTGCGGCCGACCTTCGTATCTACCGTGAAATCGTCGAAAAAATTGCACTGAAACGTTTTAGTCATGAATCCTGAGCGGAGTGACCCGGTCGCTGGGTTCCCAGTGTCACAAGCACGCCGTTAATATATACTTCGAAAGagaaacgagaggaaaaaaatagtaggtTATTGTATTCTAGGAAACGACGGTGAGTCAGAGATCTTGGATAAGATACTGTGACCACGACTTTTGAACATTACACCCgggaaaatcgatcgaaactCGCATGAAACCGGGGAATGGTGGAAAGCAAATTCGCGCGATTCGTGCTGTCATTCTAACAGCGATGGATAAGTTTTTCTATCGATGAGACCAATTttatgagatgaaaaaaaaaataataattactttacgcaaatgaaaaataagttcGAAGCCTCTTCACTGTACGAAGAGTGATTCGAAACGaagaaatatattaaaaatgcATCAACTTGTCGCTCAAAGTTtgcgacgttggagtccaacgaaaagaacaaaaaaagaagATCTGtgattcatcgtttttttgcttcgcggatcattgatgtggcttgaaaaatgacgCAAATTCAACAGGGAActaaattggagatttactggaatttttcgacagttttacttacatcatttcgtcggACTCGAACCTTCCAAACCTTCAGCGTTATCTTATCCACGGATGTGATATGTTCGAGGAGGGTGgttcacgaaatcaaaataataatgagaatttgatgaaatttggtgacaacgttctttggcatcaagtatacaaatacaatttttttcaaatttttttaccacgtggTTATCGaacaattgagcgttaaatccaagttcttttgcacgagatgtataactgtataggGTAAaatggggcaaaacggacacagtgtccattttgccccataaaattgaattccggggcaaaacggactttccagaaactgaaatttcataaaatgcataaaatttttttttcggttccaaaTCATGTCCCGACCATAAATCAcggtaaattgttgaattccacggtgacatccccaaaaaatattcgagtttCAGAGCAAAGTAGATCCCAAATTACTTTCTCACTATCTATTCgcttttttgaattatttttaaaaaccacaatagtaatcaaagtacgaataaggaaaaaaggttttttatattcattttttacaaaaatcgcactcgtagctgacatcttcgtcttcaacacttgtacacaaggtgtgtgcccattttttgcatgttacACGGTAAATCCAATCTTCGAGGACCTtcgcaaaaaatgcaagaaacgTCTTCAAAAGACGAGGACTTGGCTGTCTTGGTGAGcgctttttttctgtctgctaaactgctacatttcgaaaaatttcgatatttcgatttttatgtctCTTGGAGGCTGTGTCCGTTGTGCCCGGAagttttttttgaagaaattccggAAACTAGGACCATGAATCAATGGTGGGACTCGGATATAGTGCGAAGACGAAATATACCCCAGCTCGATGGGCCCAAAGTTGACTTTTTGCATTCCTCAAAAACATGAACGAAATGGGATATAAGATTTgactcatttattttcatttacatccaaGCAATGGAACCCGAGtggtcccatttcttttccccCATATTACCGAGTTGACATCCTATATTCGGAAACAGTCGCTTCGgctgtatttcgaaaaatgtcggtttttcgatttttatgcctctgagGGGCTgcgtccgttttgccccgaaattttttttttacgaaattcgggaaacgaggactgggcatcaattgtcttatatatttttaaagaatacatttaccaaattttatgaaattcttatcattttgaaaatgtttttaacatgctttagcgtggcaacattgtaacgtcgcgatccaccctccttaagaaattttcgagaatTAGTGATGCATACTAGCATATACGAGCAACGATTGACCGGCTTATCAAATCTGTATCCGCTCGGCCAGGTGCAAGATAGGAGTCACATCGATAAAGATGCACCGAATGATAAGAGGATAAAGTAGTTTCACGTTAAGATCCACGTGAAGTATTATCGCTcgattcatgaaattttgagaTTATTTACTCGACGAAAACAACGGAAGATTTGGAATCCGACGAGAATTTCGTCGATCTTGAAACTTTGTAAATTACCACTAACTTCATTATTGCtcggaatgattttttttatagagccATTGAAATACTGTCTCGAGAAAATATTCTTCAACGAATAATTTCAATTGGTCAGGagtttcatgatttttctgATCCGAAATTTTCACCGTTTTTTGTgacgaaaatattgagaagatTCACTAAAAGCCGAGATAAACGGACGAGGGATGTAAGAAAAAGGATACCCGATTGAAAATTGCACGTCTGGTGCATGCGGAAGTCGGTAGTCGCGAACAGAGAAGCTGATAAATTGATCAGCCCTGAGTAAATAGATGTTCGTGAGTCGAGAGCTAGAGCGGGGTTTGAGGGCAGGAGAGCGATAGATAaataacgagagagagagagagaaaataatgaaaaaaggaaagggCAAAGTAGCACCCTCTCGTAATACGTTAATGGCGAGAAACGTGGCGCCATGGGGGTtattcgtctctctctctctcggaaATCCATACATTCggaggagagggagagagaagagtgTCGGTATGCTCGACCACGTAGAAGTgtaatatagttttttttataccagGAGATCTCAGCACAGTGGGAGTTTAGCCCAAAACAAAAAAGCACTCTCGGACTGAGTacttgaaaaatggaaaaatcatgAGTTATCAAAGAATCGACGATAGGGTCGGGGGGCGTGACATTGTGAAAAAACCGAGAAACTCTGGAACGTTCGATAGGAACAAAGGTAATTGGAAATtgcgtaaaaaaattgaattctacCAAATCAATTGCATATCCAAAGGTCATTTCGAAGCTCCCATGATTATCGAACGCTCGCTCGTGCCCAATGAGATCGCAGAATTAGTCTTCCACCTCCGtattgtaaaattgttaacaCAACGATATAAAAGCGCTCTCCCCCTTCAACAGCGAAGGATTAGCCACTTTGACATTCCTTACGAGCGACTCGAGTACAGTAAATTCGGTCCTGAAACGCACAGCAGTCGTGTGGCGCGACCCCGACCTTTTGCTGTTGAAAATTCGTCGCTTTTTTCGGCACACGCAACCATAGCTCATAGAAACGACGCCAATATCTGGATAACCGAGCGATAATCTCCCTCACAGcggtatgaaaaatattcttccaCACGTGTCATCAGAATTTCGCTGAAAAATGTGACAGAGGTTTTAGTCGAACGAGAGCGCGATACGAGAGAACTGATGGGAGTAATTACTCTTTTATTGCCAGTAGcgattgttcattttttcaaaactcgatCAATTTTCTTGCAGATCCATATTAAAAAAGTAGAGCGAAAATGTCTCCGGACGAGGAGAGAATCCCCACAACGATGCCCATCCAAGAAGTAGAGGTTGGAGTACCGAGTTCTCCAAAAATCGTGGAGCCAGAAATTTGTGAAATGAAGCAACGAAAGGGGGGGCATGCGAACGAGGAGGAGAGTCTCGAAGTTGGTGTGGATAAGCCAGTGGAATATGTACCAGCACTCAAATGGCCTGATCTTCTGGCCCAAATCTTCATACACGTAGGATTCGTCTATGGCTTCGGTCTCATATTCACCAAGGCCAAATTGCTCACATCTCTTTGGGGTAAGTAACGACGGAAAGCACGAAAATGGATAGTCGAGGGAGAAATCGAAACACCTTTAATTAGCTAAAAAAAGTTGGCCCATTCGATGACGGAACGAATTTCAGACTAATTTTCACGAACCGTTTGATCCTTGGGACGACGACAGTGATCGCGATGCGAACCACCCGAATATAGTTCCTAATGTTTCCGGCTATCGTATTAATATCCATGACACATATTTCCCGGACGACAGTTCTGGACCAAGACGAGATCTCAAGTGCATCGAGACAGTGCTCTTTTTTGTGCTGGCATAATTctctttgaattttcgaatgcACCAACGAATAAAacattagaattttcaaacttttgacattcaaGTATTTTTCATTGGCTGCGACACACTGAAAAACTCGCTTGAAAAAGAGCCTTGAATTTGTTGGGCTTCGGCGAGAAAACTGTCAAAttggtcgaaaaaaatgtttggaacGAAATTCGTCACCGATTTTGTCCacgattcattattttcgtcgacgaaaaatcgatggaatttgcacgacagaaaaaaatctcgtcaTCAAAATCCGGATTGTTggtacgagaataaaaaacaccGAGTGCCTCGATCGAAAATAAAGCGCAACAGATTTTTGTTACATTGTCTTCGTGACTCAAGTGACATCAGAGCGAAAAAATGTCAGAGACAATCGTCCAAGCATAAACGTGCGTTCTCGCACCGTTCAAATTACCAATCGATTGAGCATTTCTCATTCAATAGAAGTTTCTCGGTAAGTTCATAACAGGCGAGAAGTGtaataaaatcttttttttcataatcgataagcaaaagaaaaaaaaacagcgagcAGATCGAGTTCTTCGTTAGTTTTATTCCCGAATATCTATACTTTGCTCagcgaatttttaaaatattttttttctgtcgatCACCCAAGGAGCCGTCGAAAATTAAAGAGCAATAGAATTCGGAACCGCAATCACTGGGTTATAAAACTTTGTTCGTGAAATATCTTGAAGGTCACTTACACAGGGTCACAAAAAAACGAGCCGGCCCCTAGgttgcccccccccccacttTGCTTCACCATTCGTTGGCTTCTTTTTACCCGAACGAGTAGAGTGTGGGGCCACATTCACACAGAGCGCTGAGACGCCAGGCGCCacgaaacgaataaatatcAACCCTCTCTCTGCTGCTTGCTTATGCTCCTGAAGCTAGGCTTACGCCCAAATACGGACTGCGATTGTACTCCAGGGAGTAATAAAACATAGGTCAAGGACCTTCATTGTGAAAATGTTGATTCTGCTAAACGCggcgagaagaaaaagaaggaaaacacGGGAGAGCGAGAGTGAACAGAGTTATGAGGACGAGAAaactaacgtttttttttggtagttcatgcacgaaacggttttcttaagaaagtgttgaaatttacacagagcttaagggagggtggatcacgaaatcaaaataatcagaatttgataaaatttggtgtcAACatttctttggcatcaagtatgggaatacaatttttttcaaatttttttaacacatggttatcgaataattgagcgttaaatcgaagctcttatgcacgagatgtaaactctatgcttatacacgtgaactttagtgttcaattactcgagagctatgtggtagaaaaatcttaaaaaatttttaatctcttatatatttttaaataatacatttacgaaattttattaaattcttataattttgaaattatttatatttttaatatggtttagcatggcaacattgaaTCGTCGcaatccaccctccttaaatggACAGTCAACTTAATGGTTATTAAGATAAATGTGCTTaaatatatgaagaaaaatacaccgGTTTATGGGGAcaatgcgtaaaaaatcgtttatctttccatataacgaatgaacgcttggggaaaaattcgagaccaTTGCCTAagctagtaataaagatatatatcacgttaaagattgaacgaaattggtaatgagcactcgtataacctcacatttgcatATTTCGACATTTCGATTCTCTTTGACTTGAGCCATtgctgtcacagccttctgtctttttattaatacttttttctcgatccatttcccttagCATTCTCCAATGCGATTTTTGCCATAAAAAACTAGAGTATTTTcgtcagggacgaatgaaatttggggttcagtcagtgatggatccccgattaatggcctgtaatttcattcgctatgagataagttgaaaaaatttatttacaatttcgaattaataattctGACATGAACTTAAAGTGATTACATTAGGGAATtagggaataaaaattcataataaaTACTGAAAAACTACCCAAATTCGATCAAAACCCACAATTCGAAAGGCACAATTATAAGCTGAATGTCGTATTTACTCGTTGAACcgtaaaaaatcgaatgatgCTGGACTCAGAAAAAGTGAGAACAGCAATTGCAAACGATACCGAATAATTGGGTGAAAAGACAACAATacggaaatagaaaaaatcgcTCCAAGCGTAACAACACTGAACAGATTTGTGGCCCGCTTCACttgtggataaaaaaaagaaaattagtaGAAGAAAAGCTCGCAGAAAATCTATACGTAAAATCAAAAGTTCTTACGTTTCGTGCGCCGGGAACGAAACGATGAGAGCATTTTATAAAAGGATGGTGAAAGAAGGAAAATACGAGTGATACGTAAAGTCCAATCCGCCCGTACAACAACGGCATCGATTAATCGTAGCGTGTTTCATTCAAAGCCCATTCGGTCCCGAAGACCTTACCGTGACTTGGTCATAGCTAAATCGATTTTCTCCCAATTCTTCTATTATCCGCAATACAAAAGGCCTtgattaaataaatatttgaacatTCAATAGTACGACAGTGGGGCGAGGATTAGTCAATTCAAAATATGGAACAACATCAATCATGCAATTTAATGGACTCGTCGCCTTATTCGCATCCGcttgttttcttctttcccgtttatattttttcccccaatAAGCGGATGTACGCGTAAGGAATGACGTAGGACtctgaaaaaaagtgaaaggaACATTAAAAACTggcaatttttctcaaaatcaaaaaaaGTCTCTTCCACTAAAACTTTCACTTTTTCTCACACTTCTATAAAAACCAGGCGACtgtattcgaaatatttgctagtcgcactttttctcataTGGTAATAAGCGATTCACAGAAACTCGAGAAATCGGAATTCGGAATGAGCGATAGTAACGTCACTGGATACGCGGGTGAAGCGTCGCCTAGTCGAGTGTTGGCCTCGCCCAAATCTGCTTAATTAACTTCGTAGATCACCGAAGCCACGCGCCCATCGCTATCCGTCCACGTCAAAGGGCTCAGACTTTAACATTTTCGGTTTGTTTGGCATcgaactccattttttttcgatcgatcaaGCCTCCTTGGGGTCggctttcgaaaaaattgattttccacTTTCCAGTCCTTCCTCAGGTCAGTTTCACTGTAAAACAACTCTGGATTTTCAATCTGCTCGATACAACGAAATCGTCCATCAATTAATGACTAACTGAACCGTGCAACGAAGacgaaaatgtttttaaacTGATAGAAacgtttcataaaaatatccaAGTCCGTCTTTGGagtttcatttcgttttattccgaacaaaataaaaaaatattgcaaaacATGCAAAGTTATGCGTGAACACgtaaaaattgggaaaaagtttcaaattacATGGCAGGACTAATTGATGTATTtattgataaattgaaaatatgatatAAATCGAAGTAGTGTGTGCTGTGAAGCGAGATAAATAGCAAATAAGTGGCACAGCAACGCCACTTCTTCACAGATCAAATCATTGGAACGCATATTATTCGAGCCTATTGAATTCAATTGATCGAGTTAGTGTATACGATCGTGACAAACCTTCGTACACGTGATGGTCTCCTCGTGGCCGAGGAGAGAAAATCTTCCTGAACTCTCGTCGGTAAGACGAAAAAGTGTAGGTAAAAACGTTCGATTTACCAAAAGACTGGAATCGATTTTcgagcgacgataaaaaaaccGTCGTGTCGAATGACCCACTGAAATTTATTGACTCttcaaatacaaaaaattcgaatatgAAAAAGCTGTTTCTAAATGGAATattaatttgatgaaaaatcaaaaattagcCACtcgaaaatgtaaatttactaatttttcaattttttttttcactttcagcACTGTTCTTAATCATCATGAGTGGATTTGGCATAACTGCTGGTGCTCATAGATTGTGGTCTCACCGAGCCTACAAAGCGGAATGGCCTCTGCGACTCATCCTCGTATTTCTGTTCACTATAGCAGGCCAGGTAAACATTCCACCAAGCCATATTCCTTCTTATGATTaatatttattgctaaaatattgaagaatttcTTGAGAAATTGTCTCTTACCTCATCCCGATTTTTTACAACGCTAAGCAAACTTGTGTCGAATCTTTTTTATCGACAGAGACACGTATACGCTTGGGCACTCGACCACAGAGTTCATCACAAGTACAGCGAGACGGATGCCGATCCTCATAATGCCAAAAGAGGCTTTTTCTTTGCTCACGTTGGCTGGCTATTCACAACACCCCATCCGGACGTCGTTGCCAAAAGGAAAGCCGTGGATATGAGTGACCTCGAAGCTGATCCGATCGTTATGTGGCAGAAAAGGTCAGATCGAATATCGATCCGAGTTGAATTCTCAATGGTTTCAAATCCTCAACAGTGTTCGATCGTACCGACGGCTCCTCAGGCTCTGCTTCCAATGACAAAAATGCTggaaatcattttcaataataaattgTACGACCAACAGTGATGGGTGCATGGTCAACCGGTGCTTGAACCACTGAATGGGAGACAGTGTTTCTGACCTTATGATCATTTGATCCAAATCCATTGAAAGTAGAACGTAGAAGTAGCTGAAAATaggaacgacgctgaagtttgcaacgttggagtccaacgaaatgaacgaaaaaaacaattcgtaattcaccaattttttattcctcgaaaCATCGGTGTAAgttgaaaaactaaaaattgcaaattcagCAGGGAACGagattggagaattactagaactattggagagtttttttagatcatttcgttggactccaacgttgcaaacttcagtgtcctAAATACGAGGAAAAAGTAGCTAGTGAGAGATAAGGAACTAGTGAGTGAATAACAATAAGATTGCCTGCTGACTATAAACTGATTCAGCATTGTTTCAAGATCTGTTGCTCACAGTACCGACTCTAAattctgttgttttttttttttcaatcaggcTCTACGTACCACTTTTTGCACTCCTGGCAATCGGCTTACCAGTGTGGGTACCGTGGTACTTTTGGGACGAGTCCCTCTGGACATCCTTCTGGGTGAACTTCAACTTCCGTTTCGGCTTCACCCTGAACAGTGCCTTCCTGGTCAATAGCGTGGCGCATATGTGGGGCCAGAAACCGTATGACAAGTGAGCACACCTGCTACTCGGGTTCACggtcgttgaaaaaatgcgAATATTCTGAAATCATTGTTTGCAAAACATGCTCCACAAAAGCATGAAAGTTAGTCTCTTCAGAATCGTCGAAAAATCTCGCTCTTGCCTTTTCCTCCTGCCTTCCACTTCGTACGTTCCGATCCGAATCTCCCAAACCGTATTCCATCTCCTGGCGATTGTTACCGTCAAAAAATACCGAACAAAAGCGAAGgtgacgttttttcaaaaatttttaagttttaatttaagtttttaattgattttttagacTTCAAGAAACGACCTCACTAGGGGATGATTACTAATGTCATTGCATCATTTAAGGTACATATCACCGGCCGAGAATGTGATGGTTTCGGTGGTAGCCATGGGCGAAGGTTGGCACAATTATCATCACGTTTTTCCATGGGACTACAAGACCGGTGAGCTCGGTGATTATTCGTTGAACGTAACGACAGGCTTCATAGACGCATTTGCGAAGATCGGTTGGGCCTACGACCGTAAACACGTGTCACGTGACATGATCAGACGTCGTGCGAATCGTTCGGGGGATGGTACTCACGTTTGGGGTTACGGAGACGTCGATGTGTCGAAGGAAGATCGTGAAGAGCTCGAGAGAATGAGCGACGACAAGAGCATCTAATCGTATTTTAATTACGATCGATTATGTACAGCCGTTTCATAGGGTTAGGcgcgaaaaattaaaatttttttattaattgcaACTTGAACGTACTTAAGGCGATTTGTTTGAAGTTTATTATAATTTCATATTAAATTTCTCATCTCGACAATTCGCTTGAGTAACGAAGCCACTCGCTGTAACATTTATCATTGCTTAACAATAGAATAAATTTGCATGAATAGCCGCGAAACAAAGTCATATTAATATATTTCCACGCGTAACAAAGCTTACGCTTAGAATCCACGTTCACGCGTGCAGGCACGCGGGAACGTCGACTTTTTTGCACGTCTGTGCCGAAGACTATCTCTCGGTATCCGTCCTATCTAGAGATTGTGAGGATCTCACCTACAAAAGAACGGGTCCATGCAATGCACCCAGGTCGAAATGTTTATGATGGAAACCAAATAATTTGTCAAtccgtatatatttttttttaatgttgaagGAGAATgctcgaaatgcaatgaaacgATGGCATTCTCGTTGGTCAGTATCTTCCGATTCGAATGCTTTTTTGTAAATAGGGACGAATGTGCCAGTGCCTAGATGCGAATCTaatgaaatatcgaaaaatcattaacGTCGAAATGCGTGAAACTGCAACATTTTTAGTTACATTTGAGCGACGACAGACTCGTacaattcataaaattctttttcttccggACAATTATTATCGTCGTCACCATTCGCTGCAAGCCTCCAGGGTTGCTCtccaaattcattaaattGTAATGTTCCTGCGACAGAGAACAAAATACtcggatcaattgaaaaatctcgAATGATCATTCATCGTTGAGtgtacaataaaaaaagcattttaATCAATCTCAATCACAGAATCCTGTCGACGATCACACGAAAATTCGTAAATTCATGAGTCTCCAACGTTGCAGATTCGATTACGAAGCCAATTCCCTTTAAGCTCTTGGGCCCAAACGTGTATCTTGAAAATAGCTATACAACATAAACTGTATTTAcctaaaaatttatatttctattGTTGCAATAAAGACGAATTTTGCGATCGATGTTAACATTTATATTCGTAActcattcattattttcgataAGCATATTGATGTGTATGATTGGAAAAATCACTTCGAACTATTGCAGCCAATGTGAGTCTAATCGTCAGTGGACCAAATTGAGGCAGACATGTATAACTCAAAGGTTTAAGCATGAATAAATATGATAATGGTTCCTATGAAAAAGTCGTTAATTTCATTGCTTAAAATCaatataattaatgaaatttaagCAGCGAATGAAATTCCATTTAAATTTGATTGATGGTTCACGAGAAATTCGATTTTCGTTGACacaaaaaaaactgtgaaAAGCCGGAGACAAGCAGGATTTTTCACGACGTTC includes:
- the LOC122409913 gene encoding acyl-CoA Delta-9 desaturase-like produces the protein MSPDEERIPTTMPIQEVEVGVPSSPKIVEPEICEMKQRKGGHANEEESLEVGVDKPVEYVPALKWPDLLAQIFIHVGFVYGFGLIFTKAKLLTSLWALFLIIMSGFGITAGAHRLWSHRAYKAEWPLRLILVFLFTIAGQRHVYAWALDHRVHHKYSETDADPHNAKRGFFFAHVGWLFTTPHPDVVAKRKAVDMSDLEADPIVMWQKRLYVPLFALLAIGLPVWVPWYFWDESLWTSFWVNFNFRFGFTLNSAFLVNSVAHMWGQKPYDKYISPAENVMVSVVAMGEGWHNYHHVFPWDYKTGELGDYSLNVTTGFIDAFAKIGWAYDRKHVSRDMIRRRANRSGDGTHVWGYGDVDVSKEDREELERMSDDKSI